Proteins encoded in a region of the Canis lupus familiaris isolate Mischka breed German Shepherd chromosome 1, alternate assembly UU_Cfam_GSD_1.0, whole genome shotgun sequence genome:
- the LOC484108 gene encoding LOW QUALITY PROTEIN: peptidyl-prolyl cis-trans isomerase A-like isoform X2 (The sequence of the model RefSeq protein was modified relative to this genomic sequence to represent the inferred CDS: inserted 2 bases in 2 codons; substituted 1 base at 1 genomic stop codon) has protein sequence MVNPTLFLDILLDWXPXKVSFELFADKIPRTEENVYALSSGEKGLGYKGSIPGFLRQGGDFMSRNGTGGESTYGKKFDDENIILKQRGPGMLSMANAGPDTNGSLCFLCTANTEWLDGKHVVSGKEKEGRSIXGSRGALWVQERQGQQDHHC, from the exons ATGGTCAACCCCACCTTATTCTTGGACATTCTCCTAGACTGGTAGC TCAAAGTCTCCTTTGAACTGTTTGCAGACAAAATTCCAAGGACAGAAGAGAATGTTTATGCCCTGAGCTCTGGGGAGAAAGGACTTGGTTATAAAGGCAGTATTCCAGGATTTCTGCGCCAGGGTGGTGACTTCATGAGCCGTAATGGCACTGGGGGTGAGTCCACCTATGGGAAGAAGTTTGATGATGAAAATATCATCCTGAAGCAGAGAGGACCTGGCATGTTGTCTATGGCTAATGCTGGACCTGACACAAATGGTTCCCTGTGTTTCCTCTGCACTGCCAACACTGAGTGGTTGGATGGCAAGCATGTGGTTTCTGGCAAGGAGAAAGAGGGCAGGAGTA GTGGAAGCCGTGGAGCCCTTTGGGTCCAGGAAAGGCAAGGCCAGCAAGATCACCATTGCTGA